In Aphelocoma coerulescens isolate FSJ_1873_10779 chromosome 3, UR_Acoe_1.0, whole genome shotgun sequence, a single window of DNA contains:
- the TTC32 gene encoding tetratricopeptide repeat protein 32 yields the protein MAGEAAALLAAARAELRARRLSAAEELLSRFIARSPPGARSDLATALNDRGQVRYLRVEFAAAVQDFTAAIECQPGFEVPYYNRGLVRYRLGDFDEAMKDFRKVLELNPQFEDAALSLKQAILDKEEKQKRGY from the exons ATGGcgggcgaggcggcggcgctgctggcggcggcgcgggcggagCTGCGGGCGCGGCGGCTCTCGGCGGCCGAGGAGCTCTTGAGCCGCTTCATcgcccgcagccccccggg cgcccgcagcgaCCTCGCCACGGCGCTCAACGACCGCGGGCAGGTGCGGTACCTGCGCGTGGAGTTCGCCGCCGCCGTGCAGGACTTCACGGCCGCCATCGAGTGCCAGCCCGGCTTCGAGGTGCCCTACTACAACCGCGGGCTGGTGCGCTACCGGCTGG GAGACTTTGATGAGGCCATGAAAGATTTCAGAAAAGTATTAGAGTTAAACCCGCAGTTTGAAGATGCTGCATTGAGTCTAAAACAGGCTATTCTtgataaagaagaaaaacagaagcggGGTTATTGA